In a genomic window of Bos mutus isolate GX-2022 chromosome 6, NWIPB_WYAK_1.1, whole genome shotgun sequence:
- the LOC102283691 gene encoding alcohol dehydrogenase class-3 encodes MANQVIKCKAAVAWEAGKPLSIEEVEVAPPKAHEVRIKIIATAVCHTDAYTLSGADPEGNYPVILGHEGAGIVESVGEGVTKLKAGDTVIPLYIPQCGECKFCLNPKTNLCQKIRVTQGKGLMPDGTSRFTCKGKTILHYMGTSTFSEYTVVADISVAKIDPLAPLDKVCLLGCGISTGYGAALNAAKVEPGSTCAVFGLGGVGLAVIMGCKMAGAARIIGVDINKDKFARAKEFGASECINPQDFSKPIQEVLIEMTDGGVDYSFECIGNVKVMRAALEACHKGWGISVVVGVAASGEEIATRPFQLVTGRTWKGTAFGGWKSVESVPKLVSEYMSKKIKVDEFVTHSLPFDQINEAFDLMHAGKSIRTVVKL; translated from the exons ATGGCGAACCAG GTTATCAAGTGCAAGGCTGCAGTTGCCTGGGAAGCTGGGAAGCCTCTTTCTATAGAGGAGGTAGAGGTGGCACCCCCAAAGGCTCATGAAGTTCGAATTAAG ATTATTGCCACTGCAGTTTGCCACACTGACGCCTATACACTGAGTGGGGCTGATCCTGAAGGGAATTATCCAGTGATCTTGGGACATGAAGGTGCTGGAATTGTGGAGAGTGTTGGTGAAGGAGTTACTAAGCTGAAGGCAG GTGATACTGTCATCCCACTTTACATCCCCCAGTGTGGAGAATGCAAATTTTGTCTGAATCCTAAAACAAACCTTTGCCAGAAGATAAG agtcACTCAAGGAAAAGGATTAATGCCAGATGGCACTAGCAGATTTACTTGTAAAGGAAAGACAATTTTACATTACATGGGAACCAGCACATTTTCTGAATACACAGTTGTGGCTGACATTTCTGTTGCTAAAATTGATCCTTTAGCACCTTTGGATAAAGTTTGCCTTCTGGGTTGTGGCATTTCAACTGGCTATGGTGCTGCTTTGAATGCTGCCAAG GTGGAGCCTGGCTCTACTTGTGCTGTCTTTGGCCTGGGAGGAGTTGGATTGGCAGTTATCATGGGCTGTAAGATGGCTGGTGCAGCCCGGATCATTGGTGTGGACATCAATAAGGATAAATTCGCAAGAGCCAAGGAGTTCGGGGCCTCTGAGTGTATTAACCCCCAGGACTTCAGTAAACCGATCCAGGAAGTGCTCATTGAGATGACTGACGGGGGAGTCGACTACTCCTTTGAGTGTATTGGTAATGTGAAAGTCATG AGAGCAGCGCTGGAGGCCTGCCACAAAGGCTGGGGCATCAGTGTGGTAGTGGGAGTAGCTGCCTCTGGTGAAGAAATCGCCACTCGTCCGTTCCAGCTAGTCACGGGCCGCACGTGGAAAGGCACTGCCTTTGGAG gatggaagaGTGTAGAAAGTGTCCCAAAGTTGGTGTCTGAATATATGTCCAAAAAGATAAAAGTTGATGAGTTTGTGACTCACAGTCTGCCTTTTGACCAAATTAATGAAGCCTTTGATCTGATGCATGCCGGAAAGAG CATCCGAACGGTTGTAAAGCTTTAA